From Tripterygium wilfordii isolate XIE 37 chromosome 13, ASM1340144v1, whole genome shotgun sequence, the proteins below share one genomic window:
- the LOC120013582 gene encoding trihelix transcription factor ASIL2-like isoform X1 has product MESANRPRPPAPGGREDCWSEGATGALIEAWGDRFINCNRGNLRQKDWKEVAEAVNGRQDGVKPPRTDAQCKNRIDTLKKKYKLEKSKPPPSNWPFFNRLKCLIGDSNSAGKKPANVALAIAPKLRPDPNSSSSPVVYSGGSRSKSTESSYDGGGGDDDDEDEDIGFDGRPVRKRRRMEDVELSDRVACREFARAILKFGEIYERIESSKQQQMMELERQRMEFTKDLEFQRLNMFMDAQLEVVKAESKRSKLAARSDSSTGTKL; this is encoded by the exons ATGGAGTCAGCTAATCGACCACGTCCGCCCGCACCCGGCGGCCGCGAGGACTGTTGGAGCGAGGGCGCCACCGGAGCTCTGATCGAGGCGTGGGGAGACCGTTTCATTAACTGTAATCGCGGCAACCTTCGTCAGAAGGATTGGAAGGAGGTTGCAGAAGCCGTTAACGGGCGCCAGGACGGGGTCAAGCCCCCTAGAACGGATGCCCAGTGCAAGAACCGGATCGACACCTTGAAGAAGAAATACAAGCTCGAAAAATCCAAGCCTCCTCCTTCAAATTGGCCGTTTTTTAACCGGTTGAAGTGCTTGATCGGCGACTCAAACTCCGCCGGGAAAAAACCCGCCAACGTCGCCTTGGCAATCGCACCCAAACTTAGACCTGACCCTAATTCGAGCTCAAGCCCAGTAGTTTATTCGGGTGGGTCGAGGTCAAAGTCAACTGAGAGCTCatatgatggtggtggtggtgatgacgatgatgaggatgaggatATAGGATTTGATGGGAGACCGGTAAGGAAGCGACGTCGGATGGAGGATGTAGAGCTATCCGACAGGGTTGCGTGTAGGGAATTTGCGAGGGCTATATTGAAGTTTGGGGAGATATACGAGAGGATCGAGAGCTCGAAGCAGCAGCAGATGATGGAGCTGGAGAGGCAGAGGATGGAGTTCACTAAGGATCTCGAATTTCAGAGATTGAATATGTTTATGGACGCTCAATTGGAGGTTGTGAAAGCTGAATCTAAACGATCAAAGTTGGCCGCAAGATCAG ATTCTTCAACAGGGACAAAATTATAG
- the LOC120013582 gene encoding trihelix transcription factor ASIL2-like isoform X2: MESANRPRPPAPGGREDCWSEGATGALIEAWGDRFINCNRGNLRQKDWKEVAEAVNGRQDGVKPPRTDAQCKNRIDTLKKKYKLEKSKPPPSNWPFFNRLKCLIGDSNSAGKKPANVALAIAPKLRPDPNSSSSPVVYSGGSRSKSTESSYDGGGGDDDDEDEDIGFDGRPVRKRRRMEDVELSDRVACREFARAILKFGEIYERIESSKQQQMMELERQRMEFTKDLEFQRLNMFMDAQLEVVKAESKRSKLAARSGTKL, translated from the exons ATGGAGTCAGCTAATCGACCACGTCCGCCCGCACCCGGCGGCCGCGAGGACTGTTGGAGCGAGGGCGCCACCGGAGCTCTGATCGAGGCGTGGGGAGACCGTTTCATTAACTGTAATCGCGGCAACCTTCGTCAGAAGGATTGGAAGGAGGTTGCAGAAGCCGTTAACGGGCGCCAGGACGGGGTCAAGCCCCCTAGAACGGATGCCCAGTGCAAGAACCGGATCGACACCTTGAAGAAGAAATACAAGCTCGAAAAATCCAAGCCTCCTCCTTCAAATTGGCCGTTTTTTAACCGGTTGAAGTGCTTGATCGGCGACTCAAACTCCGCCGGGAAAAAACCCGCCAACGTCGCCTTGGCAATCGCACCCAAACTTAGACCTGACCCTAATTCGAGCTCAAGCCCAGTAGTTTATTCGGGTGGGTCGAGGTCAAAGTCAACTGAGAGCTCatatgatggtggtggtggtgatgacgatgatgaggatgaggatATAGGATTTGATGGGAGACCGGTAAGGAAGCGACGTCGGATGGAGGATGTAGAGCTATCCGACAGGGTTGCGTGTAGGGAATTTGCGAGGGCTATATTGAAGTTTGGGGAGATATACGAGAGGATCGAGAGCTCGAAGCAGCAGCAGATGATGGAGCTGGAGAGGCAGAGGATGGAGTTCACTAAGGATCTCGAATTTCAGAGATTGAATATGTTTATGGACGCTCAATTGGAGGTTGTGAAAGCTGAATCTAAACGATCAAAGTTGGCCGCAAGATCAG GGACAAAATTATAG
- the LOC120012636 gene encoding uncharacterized protein LOC120012636, producing MSLMSPRAHARFWAQRPFDKAQIFFERTLLEFTQGSQRRGSTTICQSGFRKEVTGESKNAVMSAAGQIESLIRAALRFFSFLALIFFLSTPLTFTLNHNGSSDAVEKHSRAPLLTIESPDGDLIDCIQKTKQPAFDHPLLRNHKIQRVPAQLVEIMEREKLKNRGIHRHEASQIWQKNGKKCPEGTIPIRRTTNSKVRRDKSMPGVVDKQHSFYHDKLFQRYDHEYAVAQQRAPQRIYGSKARINLWQPVVEVDYEFSLAQIWILSETHENDVNSIEVGWHVYPAIYNNDPRPRLFIFWTNDGYRTTRCYNLECPGFVQTNKDVVIGGPFYTISSYEGIQYDIHVLIWKDSNHGNWWLMYNNIVVGYWPRILFTHLANNPASNVMWGGEVINSWPNNKHTSTEMGSRRFAQLGHQKASYFENIEVVVEDRSFVPGQIDSLRETNDECYNIEVNDQSSIFGTSFFYGGPGKSSICK from the exons ATGTCACTCATGAGCCCACGAGCTCATGCCCGCTTCTGGGCACAAAGGCCCTTTGATAAAGCCCAG ATTTTTTTCGAGAGGACCCTTTTAGAGTTTACACAGGGCTCTCAAAGACGCGGGTCCACTACTATTTGTCAAAGCGGCTTCCGGAAAGAAGTGACGGGTGAAAGTAAAAATGCTGTTATGTCGGCTGCCGGGCAAATCGAATCGTTGATTCGGGCGGCTTTAAGAT TTTTTTCATTTCTTGCCTTAATCTTCTTTCTCTCAACACCTCTTACTTTCACTCTAAACCACAATGGAAGTTCTGATGCTGTAGAAAAACACAGCAGGGCCCCTCTTCTAACCATAGAG AGTCCAGATGGAGATCTTATTGACTGTattcaaaaaacaaagcaaCCAGCTTTTGATCATCCTCTTCTGAGAAATCACAAAATTcag AGAGTGCCAGCGCAATTAGTAGAAATAATGGAAAGAGAAAAGTTGAAGAATAGAGGCATTCATAGGCATGAAGCATCACAAATTTGGCAGAAAAATGGGAAGAAGTGTCCTGAAGGTACTATTCCTATTCGGCGGACTACGAATAGTAAGGTTAGGAGAGACAAATCTATGCCTGGAGTCGTTGACAAACAACACTCTTTCTATCATGATAAACTATTTCAACGATACGACCATGAG TATGCGGTGGCCCAACAGAGAGCACCACAAAGGATATATGGGAGTAAGGCAAGAATAAACTTGTGGCAGCCGGTTGTGGAGGTAGACTATGAATTCAGTCTTGCCCAGATTTGGATCTTATCAGAAACGCATGAAAATGATGTTAATAGTATTGAAGTTGGATGGCAT GTCTATCCGGCAATTTACAATAATGATCCACGTCCACGATTATTTATTTTCTGGACG AATGATGGATATAGAACGACAAGATGCTATAATCTTGAATGTCCTGGTTTTGTACAAACCAACAAGGATGTAGTCATTGGAGGTCcattttatacaatttcatCTTATGAAGGTATCCAATATGATATTCATGTCCTTATTTGGAAG GATTCAAATCACGGAAATTGGTGGTTGATGTATAATAATATTGTTGTGGGATATTGGCCAAGAATCTTGTTTACTCACTTGGCAAACAACCCAGCAAGTAACGTGATGTGGGgtggtgaggtaatcaacagtTGGCCAAACAACAAACATACCTCAACAGAGATGGGCTCCCGTCGTTTTGCACAACTCGGACATCAAAAAGCAAGCTATTTTGAGAACATAGAGGTGGTTGTTGAGGATCGCAGCTTTGTTCCAGGGCAAATTGATTCATTGAGGGAGACCAATGATGAATGCTACAATATTGAAGTTAACGATCAAAGTAGTATCTTTGGTACCAGCTTTTTCTATGGAGGTCCAGGCAAGAGTTCTATATGTAAGTGA